One Endozoicomonas gorgoniicola DNA window includes the following coding sequences:
- a CDS encoding NfeD family protein: MMEFLSSIQPWHWLIVGFLFLGLEALGTGGFLLGTALAGLLLSGLLWFFPDLSWSWQLVWFGLGSLMFTVAYWKLFRRVNERSDNQQLNNRAAQLIGRVVEVSEPLTHGQGRVQIGDTLWKVKASETIEAGTQVVVIGADGMTLLVERHGQS; this comes from the coding sequence ATGATGGAATTTCTGTCGTCTATACAACCCTGGCACTGGTTGATTGTGGGTTTTCTGTTCCTGGGGCTGGAAGCCCTTGGAACCGGTGGCTTTTTGTTAGGTACCGCGCTGGCCGGGTTATTACTGTCCGGGTTGTTGTGGTTTTTTCCTGACCTGAGCTGGAGCTGGCAACTGGTGTGGTTTGGCTTGGGTAGCCTGATGTTTACCGTGGCGTACTGGAAGCTGTTTCGTCGCGTGAATGAGCGATCTGACAACCAACAGCTTAATAATCGTGCAGCTCAGCTGATCGGAAGGGTGGTGGAAGTCTCTGAACCCCTGACCCATGGTCAGGGCAGGGTACAGATTGGTGATACTCTCTGGAAAGTGAAGGCCAGTGAAACGATTGAAGCCGGTACGCAAGTCGTTGTCATTGGGGCGGATGGTATGACTTTGCTGGTAGAACGTCACGGTCAGTCCTGA